The genomic region GGTGACCAACAAGAACCAGGCCCATACGAACGCAACCACCACGAAGACAGGGTCAGGTCGAGTCACCTCGAAGTTGCTCACCACGGCGAGAGTTGCCACCACGAGTACGAACCAAGAGAAGCTCAGAGTCACCGTCGTGAGCCCGCGAACTCTTTGAGTGCTCACAGCGGCACGGCTTCGGCCCGGATTCGATCCATCATGGGTCCCGTCCCCCGGTCAGACACGATGTCGACGTTGCGTCCGAGCAATTCTTCAACGTCGGCCATGAAACCCGCGAGGTCGAAGAGTGATGCGTCGTGGGCGGGGTGCACGAGCAAATCGAGGTCGGAGTCGGGCCTGGCATCACCGCGAGCGACCGAGCCGAAGACCCGCACATGAGCGAGCTTTCGCTGCTCTGCCGCACGGAGGATCAGTTCACGCGACGCCCTCAACCGCTCTGCAGTC from Microcella sp. harbors:
- a CDS encoding nucleotidyltransferase family protein — protein: MRSSTVASLEQSLRVLTAERLRASRELILRAAEQRKLAHVRVFGSVARGDARPDSDLDLLVHPAHDASLFDLAGFMADVEELLGRNVDIVSDRGTGPMMDRIRAEAVPL